A DNA window from Candidatus Fusobacterium pullicola contains the following coding sequences:
- the recN gene encoding DNA repair protein RecN has translation MLRELKIENLAIIDELDLEFEDGFIVLTGETGAGKSIILSGINLLIGEKATTDMIRTGEKTLSAQGVFEINDEQREELLHRFEIDAEDNEVIVRRTLDLNGKGKVFVNGVRVSLTNLKEIMGTLVDIVGQHSHQMLLNKSNHIKLLDKFLGDEGKELLKKSNTLYNRFKEIDNQIESIEKNRREAIEKKEFYEFQLAEIEKINPKKNEDTLLEDEYKKLFNAGKIKEKIENSSLFLRDGEMNALHFIYNSRKNIESLCKYGEEFNELLDKLEKVYYELEDCVDIMDTLNDDIDIDDRRLQEVVERLDVINKMKIKYGATIEEILEFKESIAQKINLLEEDSFEVQKLQKERVEIEEKYWENAHQLRRLRKEKAIQIERNLKDELKFLKMGDAQIHVVVEESKTMGANGADTVEILISTNIGQDMKPLWKIASGGEVSRIMLALKVIFSRVDNVPILIFDEIDTGVGGETVRKIADKLREIGEHAQVVSITHSPAIAAKAHQQFYIKKQTIDNKTSTTVTRLDEIGRVEEIARMLAGENISEAVLQHAEELLKESR, from the coding sequence GTGTTAAGAGAACTTAAAATAGAAAATCTAGCTATAATAGATGAACTTGATTTGGAGTTTGAAGATGGTTTTATTGTACTAACAGGAGAAACAGGGGCAGGAAAATCCATAATATTGAGTGGAATAAATTTACTTATTGGAGAGAAAGCAACTACTGATATGATAAGAACAGGAGAAAAGACTCTATCTGCTCAAGGGGTTTTTGAAATAAATGATGAGCAGAGAGAGGAGCTATTACACAGATTTGAGATAGATGCAGAGGATAATGAGGTAATAGTAAGAAGAACTTTAGACTTAAATGGAAAAGGAAAAGTTTTTGTAAATGGTGTTAGGGTTTCTCTAACTAATCTGAAAGAGATAATGGGAACACTCGTAGATATAGTGGGACAACATTCACATCAGATGTTACTTAATAAGAGTAACCATATAAAGCTTTTAGATAAATTTTTAGGAGATGAGGGAAAAGAACTTCTGAAAAAAAGTAATACTCTTTACAATAGATTTAAAGAGATAGATAATCAGATAGAGAGTATTGAAAAAAATAGAAGAGAGGCTATAGAGAAAAAGGAGTTTTATGAGTTCCAATTAGCTGAGATAGAGAAAATAAATCCTAAAAAAAATGAGGATACTCTTTTGGAAGATGAGTATAAAAAACTTTTTAATGCTGGAAAAATTAAGGAAAAAATAGAGAATTCCTCTCTTTTTCTAAGAGATGGGGAGATGAATGCTCTTCATTTCATCTATAATTCTAGAAAAAATATAGAGAGCCTATGTAAATATGGAGAGGAATTTAATGAGCTTTTAGATAAACTTGAAAAGGTATATTATGAACTAGAAGATTGTGTAGATATAATGGATACTTTAAATGATGATATCGATATTGATGATAGAAGATTACAAGAGGTAGTAGAAAGATTAGATGTAATCAATAAGATGAAGATAAAGTATGGGGCTACAATTGAGGAGATACTTGAATTTAAGGAGAGTATAGCTCAGAAGATAAATCTTTTAGAAGAGGATAGCTTTGAGGTACAGAAACTTCAAAAGGAGAGAGTAGAGATTGAAGAGAAATACTGGGAAAATGCTCATCAACTGAGAAGATTAAGAAAAGAGAAAGCTATTCAAATAGAGAGAAATTTAAAAGATGAACTAAAATTCTTAAAAATGGGAGATGCTCAAATCCATGTAGTTGTTGAAGAGAGTAAAACAATGGGAGCTAATGGAGCTGATACAGTAGAGATATTAATATCTACAAATATCGGTCAAGATATGAAACCTCTTTGGAAAATTGCTTCAGGGGGAGAGGTAAGTAGAATAATGTTAGCTTTAAAAGTGATATTTTCTCGTGTAGATAATGTACCTATTTTGATATTTGATGAGATAGATACAGGAGTAGGTGGAGAAACAGTAAGAAAGATAGCTGATAAACTTCGTGAAATAGGAGAGCATGCTCAAGTTGTATCTATAACTCATTCACCAGCTATTGCAGCAAAGGCTCACCAACAGTTCTATATTAAAAAACAGACAATAGATAATAAGACTTCTACTACTGTAACAAGGTTAGATGAGATAGGAAGAGTAGAGGAGATAGCTAGAATGCTGGCTGGAGAGAATATAAGTGAGGCAGTATTACAACATGCTGAGGAACTTTTGAAAGAGAGTAGATAG
- a CDS encoding NAD(+)/NADH kinase, with protein sequence MKKVFIMYNQDKLLAQELYRKSVEYFESKGIEIVDKVGKADFGVVIGGDGTLLRAFKSFIFKKNLHVIAINAGSLGFVTEIKKENMLAEYENFLNGEYKYEKRHILEVEVDGKIYYALNEVVLSKAGITSRVLRVNFKTNGEYMCTYKGDGVIVATPTGSTAYSMSAGGPILKSDMKAIVVTPIAPHNLNTRPIVIGGDERIEMRIEDEKRVGQVIIDGQTNKRITSEENIRVEYSKYTLILVIPRDRNYYSVLREKLKWGDNLC encoded by the coding sequence ATGAAAAAAGTTTTTATAATGTATAATCAAGATAAACTATTAGCTCAGGAACTATATAGGAAAAGTGTGGAATATTTTGAAAGTAAAGGAATAGAGATTGTTGATAAAGTTGGAAAAGCTGATTTTGGAGTTGTAATAGGAGGAGATGGAACTTTACTTCGTGCTTTTAAAAGCTTTATCTTCAAAAAAAATCTACATGTTATAGCTATCAATGCTGGAAGTCTTGGTTTTGTTACAGAGATAAAAAAAGAGAATATGTTAGCAGAGTATGAAAATTTTTTAAATGGGGAATATAAGTATGAAAAAAGACATATTTTAGAGGTTGAAGTAGATGGAAAGATTTACTATGCTCTCAATGAAGTTGTACTTTCTAAAGCTGGAATAACATCTAGAGTTTTAAGAGTGAATTTTAAGACAAATGGAGAGTATATGTGTACCTATAAGGGAGATGGAGTAATAGTAGCTACTCCAACTGGTTCTACAGCATACTCTATGTCAGCAGGAGGTCCTATTCTTAAATCAGATATGAAAGCTATTGTAGTAACTCCAATAGCACCACATAATCTGAATACTCGTCCAATAGTAATTGGAGGAGATGAGAGAATTGAGATGAGAATAGAGGATGAAAAAAGAGTAGGACAGGTAATAATTGATGGTCAAACTAATAAGAGAATAACTAGTGAGGAGAATATAAGGGTAGAGTATTCAAAATATACTCTTATTCTTGTAATCCCAAGAGATAGAAATTATTACAGTGTATTAAGAGAAAAATTGAAATGGGGAGATAATCTGTGTTAA
- a CDS encoding site-specific integrase, translated as MDFINEFLVDSKANGRINSSTLEIYRKDIEDFDGFIIGKDLIDVETQDLVNYIEELKKKYSDMSIYRKMSSLKSFYRYLLKAKIIDVNPTKDIELPSRVKKVTEPLEKWELKRILDVCDETYEGKRDSLVIKLLYETGFKIGDILNLEKDELSRYEYKIINIRSASKILNQKISESLSKELKFFSERLLPNMYTNRNKLFQELTREGFRVRFIGYGKKAELERDISPNMIKKIVTEEKIRDEDGVSLIDKIREQYMRIGIGDD; from the coding sequence ATGGATTTTATAAATGAGTTTTTGGTAGATTCTAAGGCTAATGGTAGAATAAATTCTTCAACTTTGGAGATATATAGAAAAGATATAGAGGATTTTGATGGATTTATTATTGGAAAAGATCTGATAGATGTTGAAACTCAAGATTTAGTAAACTATATAGAGGAGCTAAAGAAAAAATATAGTGATATGTCTATATATAGAAAGATGAGCTCTCTAAAAAGTTTCTATAGATATCTTTTAAAAGCGAAGATAATAGATGTTAATCCAACAAAGGATATAGAACTCCCAAGCAGAGTAAAAAAAGTAACTGAACCATTAGAGAAATGGGAATTGAAAAGAATATTAGATGTGTGTGATGAAACTTATGAAGGAAAGAGAGATTCCTTAGTGATAAAGCTTCTTTATGAAACTGGATTTAAGATAGGGGATATTTTGAATTTAGAAAAAGATGAGTTATCAAGGTATGAATATAAAATAATAAATATTCGTTCTGCTTCAAAAATATTAAATCAGAAGATAAGCGAAAGTTTGTCTAAGGAGTTAAAATTCTTTTCAGAGAGATTACTTCCAAATATGTATACGAACAGAAATAAACTTTTTCAGGAGTTGACTAGAGAGGGATTTAGAGTAAGGTTCATAGGTTATGGTAAAAAAGCGGAGCTAGAGAGAGATATCTCTCCAAATATGATAAAAAAGATAGTAACAGAGGAAAAAATCAGAGATGAAGATGGAGTCTCTTTAATTGATAAGATAAGAGAACAGTATATGAGAATAGGAATAGGAGATGATTAG
- a CDS encoding peptidoglycan DD-metalloendopeptidase family protein produces the protein MADAVSDMEQKIKNIEKQIAEKNSRIKNIDAETQKLEKQILEIERDILEIAKEREKILDDIKTVSKNIEYGGQNLNITSKEMDRKKLEFKAKIIAWNRYSKEREDDIITDAILRKNFKNLLYGDLQKMEYIKNVQSDIQKVKANIESEKQKLSGLRNKLALNLKQMDSKKAQQNSLIAQLNKEKTGHVQSISALQKEKERIEKKIKEIIVARTQMDKKIVNQSQAYSKLGKVIKPVEGAVVVKFNQKKQQEVTSNGIEIQAKMGAKIKSSAKGKVIYSDVFQGLGKVVMVDYGYNMIGVYGNLIATKVKLNQQIQQGAEIGVLGLSVEGKPNLYYELRFNLKPIDPVPMFK, from the coding sequence ATGGCCGATGCTGTATCTGATATGGAGCAAAAAATAAAGAATATAGAGAAACAGATTGCCGAGAAAAACTCAAGAATAAAAAATATAGATGCTGAAACTCAAAAGTTGGAGAAACAGATACTTGAGATAGAGAGAGATATCTTAGAGATAGCTAAAGAGAGAGAGAAAATTTTAGATGATATAAAAACTGTATCAAAAAATATTGAGTATGGTGGACAAAACTTAAATATTACTTCTAAAGAGATGGATAGAAAAAAATTGGAGTTTAAAGCTAAAATTATAGCTTGGAATAGATACTCAAAAGAGAGAGAAGATGATATAATAACTGATGCTATTTTGAGAAAAAACTTTAAAAATCTTTTATATGGAGATCTACAAAAGATGGAATATATAAAAAATGTTCAAAGTGATATTCAAAAGGTAAAGGCTAATATAGAGAGTGAAAAGCAAAAATTATCAGGTTTAAGAAATAAACTTGCTTTAAACTTAAAACAGATGGATAGTAAAAAAGCTCAACAAAATAGTTTGATAGCTCAGTTAAATAAGGAAAAAACAGGGCATGTACAGAGTATAAGTGCTCTTCAAAAGGAAAAAGAGAGAATAGAAAAGAAGATAAAAGAGATAATTGTAGCTAGAACCCAAATGGATAAAAAGATAGTAAACCAATCTCAAGCTTATTCAAAACTAGGAAAGGTAATTAAACCTGTAGAAGGAGCAGTAGTTGTAAAATTTAATCAGAAAAAACAACAAGAGGTTACTAGTAATGGAATAGAGATTCAAGCTAAAATGGGAGCTAAAATAAAATCTTCTGCAAAGGGAAAGGTAATATACTCTGATGTATTCCAAGGATTGGGAAAAGTGGTAATGGTAGATTATGGATACAATATGATAGGAGTATATGGAAACTTAATAGCTACTAAGGTAAAATTGAATCAACAGATACAGCAAGGGGCAGAGATTGGTGTTTTAGGACTATCTGTAGAGGGGAAACCAAACCTTTATTATGAGTTGAGATTTAATCTTAAGCCTATTGACCCTGTTCCGATGTTTAAATAG
- the era gene encoding GTPase Era: MKAGFIAVVGRPNVGKSTLINKLVSEKVAIVSDKAGTTRDNIKGILNFNDNQYIFIDTPGIHKAKHLLGEYMTNSAIRVLKDVDVILFVLDGSQEISTGDQFVMEKVKEAKKTPRILVVNKIDKLNDEQLKAKRAEIEEKLGEFDGIVEISGQYAIGLPKLLEKIDPFLEEGIQYYPDDMYTDISVYKIITEIVREKILLKTRDEIPHSVAIEILNVERRENGKDKFDINIYVERDSQKGIIIGKGGKMLKQIGEEARREIEELIGEPIFLTLWVKVKDDWRKKKPFLKEMGYVEEKN; the protein is encoded by the coding sequence ATGAAGGCTGGATTTATAGCTGTAGTAGGTAGACCAAATGTTGGAAAATCTACTTTAATAAATAAATTAGTATCTGAGAAAGTAGCCATAGTATCAGATAAAGCAGGGACAACAAGAGATAATATAAAGGGAATTTTAAACTTTAATGATAACCAGTATATATTTATTGATACACCTGGAATACACAAAGCAAAGCATCTACTTGGGGAGTATATGACTAACTCAGCTATTAGAGTTTTAAAAGATGTAGATGTAATACTATTTGTATTAGATGGTTCTCAAGAGATAAGTACTGGAGATCAGTTCGTAATGGAGAAGGTAAAAGAGGCTAAGAAAACTCCAAGAATACTAGTGGTAAACAAGATAGATAAATTAAATGATGAACAACTTAAGGCTAAAAGAGCTGAAATAGAGGAAAAGCTAGGAGAGTTTGATGGAATTGTTGAAATTTCAGGACAGTATGCTATTGGACTTCCAAAACTTTTAGAAAAAATTGATCCATTCTTAGAAGAGGGAATACAATATTATCCTGATGATATGTACACTGATATATCTGTATATAAGATAATAACTGAGATTGTAAGAGAGAAAATACTACTAAAAACAAGAGATGAAATTCCTCACTCAGTTGCTATTGAGATATTAAATGTTGAGAGAAGAGAGAATGGTAAAGATAAATTCGATATCAATATCTATGTTGAAAGAGATTCGCAAAAAGGTATCATCATAGGTAAAGGTGGAAAAATGTTAAAACAGATAGGAGAAGAGGCTAGACGTGAAATAGAGGAGTTAATAGGAGAGCCTATTTTCCTAACACTTTGGGTAAAAGTAAAAGATGATTGGAGAAAGAAAAAACCTTTCTTAAAAGAGATGGGATATGTAGAAGAGAAAAATTAA